TGACCCCGGTGCGCATGGGCGAACTGCTCACCGGCAAGCTGCTGCCCTATTTCGTGCTGGGCATGGGGGGCATGGTGCTGACCGTAATCATGGCCCTGTACCTGTTCGGGGTGCCCCTGCGCGGTTCGCTGGCGGTGCTGGCCGGGGCCTCGTCGCTGTTCCTCACCGCCGCGCTGGGCATGGGGCTGTTCATCTCGGTGCTGGCGCGCAACCAGTTCATCGCCGGTCAGGCCGCGCTGCTGGCCACCTTTCTGCCCGCGCTGTTCCTGTCGGGGTTCATCTTCGACCTGGAAAGCACGCCCGGCTTCGTGCAGGCGGTGTCGTACGTCATTGCGGCGCGCTACTTCGCCACCCTGCTGAAGACCATCTTTCTGGCGGGCGAGGTATGGGAGGTCATCGTGCCCAACGCGCTGGCCCTTGCCGCGCTGGCGTTCTTCTTTCTTACCGTGGCGAGGCTGCGGTGTCGCAAACGGCTGGACTAGGGGATACACCATGCACGACCGCACCACCGCATCCCCCCCCGCGCGCACTTCCGGCCAGCCTGACCGGTACGACCGCCACTCCGCGCAGTCCGGCCCGCTGGCCCTGCTGCACCGCCTGCTGGCGCTCATCGCCAAGGAATTCCTGACCCTGCTGAAAGACCCCAAAAGCCGCACCGTGGTCATCCTGCCGCCGCTGCTCCAGACCATCATCTTCGGCTATGCCGCCACCTTCGACCTGGTGGACGTGCCCTGCGCCATCTACGACGAGGACCGCAGCGCGGCCTCGCGCGAACTGGCCGCGCGGGTGGCCGGGTCGCCCACCTTCCGCGTGGTGGAATACCTGCACCGCGATGCGGACATGGCCCGACTGCTCGACGCCGGACAGGTACGGCTGGTGCTGCGCATCGGGCAGGGCTTCGAGCGCGCCCTGACCCTGCGCGGCGGGGTGGGGCAACCGGTCGCCGCCGATGCGGGCAGCGGCGGGGATTCTTCCGGCACCGCCGCGACCTCCACCGTCCCTGCCCCTGCCCCGTCCGTGGCCCCCTCGCAGGCAGTGGTCCAGGCCATCGCCGATGGCCGCAACTCCAATACCGCCGGGCTTGCCCTCAACTACATGGCCTCCATCGTGGACGACTATGGCGCGCGTTACGTGGCCGCCCACGGCGGGCAACCCCGGCCCTCCACGCTGCTGACGCGGGCGTGGCACAACCCCAACCTGCTCAGCCGGTGGTTTTTCGTGCCGGGCATCGTGGTCATGGTGACCATGGTGGTCACGCTGATAATCACCGCCCTGTCCGTGGCCCGCGAGCGCGAACAGGGCACCTTCGACCAGATGCTGGTCACCCCCTACCGGCCCACGGAACTGCTGATCGGCAAGGCGGCCCCCGGCTTTCTGGTGGGGCTGTTCGAGGCCTCGCTCATCGTGGCCATGGCGGTGTTCTGGTTCGGGGTGCCCCTGCGCGGCAGCCTGCTGACCCTGTACGCCGGGCTGGTGCTGTTCCTGTTCTCGGTGGTGGGCATCGGCCTGATGATCTCGTCCCTGTCCGTGACCATGCAACAGGGGCTGCTGGGCATGTTCCTGTTCACCATGCCCGCCGCCATCCTTTCCGGCTTCGCCACGCCCATCGCCAACATGGCCGAGCCGGTGCAGTGGCTGACCCTGGTGAACCCCATGCGCTACATACTCATCGTGGTGCGGGGGGTGTTTCTGGAAGGGGCGGACCTGACACTGCTGGCCCCGCAGTTGTGGCCGCTGGCGCTCATCGGCGCGGTGTGCATGGCCGCCGCCGGGTGGCTGTTCCGGCACCGCATCCAGTAGCCGGTACGCGCCGCCTTGTTCCCGTGCCCCGCCGGGGCGACATCAGACACCAAAGAAAAAAGGCCCGCCCCCCGTAGGGCGGGCCTTTGGTCGTGGACGCGACGAACGTCCGCGACGGGCCGGGAATGCAAAGGCAGGGGTCGGGGAAATGCGGTGCGCGGGCCGGGCGGCGGGCGGTCCGCCCGGCCCCGCGCGGAGGTGCAGCATCAGGTCCGCCCGGAAGGGGGACTAATTCAGGAAGGTATCCACGGAAACGTAGTCCAGGCCAAAGGCCTCGGCCACGCCCTTGAAGGTGATCTTGCCGTCGATGACGTTGGCGCCCTTGGCGATTTCGCAGCTGTCCTGCATGGCGCGCTTCCAGCCCTTGTTGGCGATGGTCAGCGCGTAGGGCAGGGTGGCGTTGGTCAGGGCCAGGGTAGAGGTCTTGGCCACCGCGCCGGGCATGTTAGCCACGCAGTAGTGCACCACGCCGTCCACCACGAAGGTGGGGTCGGTATGGGTGGTGGCCTTCGAGGTTTCGAAGCAGCCGCCCTGGTCGATGGCCACGTCCACCATCACGGCGCCCTTCTTCATGGTCTTCAGCATGTCGCGGGTGACCAGCTTGGGGGCCTTGGCGCCGGTAACCAGCACCGCGCCCACCACCACGTCGGCCTCGCGCACCAGCTTGCGCACGGTGGCCGGGGAAGACATGAGCGGGAAGCAGTTGGAGGGCATCACTTCGCTGAGGTGGCGCAGGCGGTCCAGGTTCATGTCCAGGATGTACACCTTGGCGCCCAGGCCGCAGGCCATGCGGGCCGCATGGGTGCCCACCACGCCGCCGCCGATGACCACCACGGTGCCGGGGTCCACGCCGGGCACGCCGCCCAGCAGCACGCCGTTGCCGCCCTGGGCCATTTCCAGGTACTTGGCGCCCTGCTGGATGGCCATGCGGCCAGCCACTTCGCTCATGGGGGTGAGCAGGGGCAGGCTGCCGTCGGCCTTCTGGATGGTTTCGTAGGCGATGCACACCGCGCCGCTCTTGATCAGGGCCTGGGTCTGCGGTTCGTCGGCGGCAAGGTGCAGGTAGGTGAACACGATCTGGCCGGGGCGGATCATGCCGTATTCGGACGCCTGCGGCTCCTTGACGTGCATGACCATGTCGGACTTGGCGTAAATTTCGGCCGGGGTGGCCACGATGGTGGCGCCCGCTTCCACGTAGGCTTCGTCGGCAAAGCCGCTGCCCGCACCGGCGTTCTTTTCCACCAGCAGGGTGTGCCCGGCGTGCACCATCACCTCGACCCCGGCGGGGGTCATGGCGACGCGGTTTTCTTCCTTCTTGATCTCCTTCAGGATGCCAACGATCATCTGAGCCTCCAGATACGCCGGTGGTGCGGCGCGTTGCGGTGCGTTGCGGTGCGCTGTGAAAACCCCGGACAGGGCGCGCCCGCGCGGGCGCAGCCCCACCAAAGCAAACGCCTTGCCAACTTGCCGGAAAATCGGACGAAACGCCGAAATTTCCGGGCGAGTCACAAAAACGCAAATCGGACCAGTGAGTTGCGTGTGCAAAAAGAAGAGGGGCAGGGAAGGGGAACGGCGGGGAATGGAAGCGGCACGGCCAGGCATCGCACCCAAAGTGGAAATAAATCAGACCACTGTTCAAATAAACAGCGCATAAAACCCGAAATGATGCCGCAGGGAGCGTGGAAACATTTCGGACCGCTGGTAAGTTTTCAGACCATTCTCAAACCATGCCGCCGCAGCTTGTCGAGCAGGGCGGTATGGGAAATTCCAAGCTTTCTCGCCGCCTTGCGCACACTGCCTGCGGCGGCCACGGCATCGACGATGATCCGTTTTTCAAAAACGGCAATCATGTCCTTGAGCCGCCCCTCGCCATCCCCATGATGCTCGTGGCCAGAGGCCAGCGCCGCCGCATCGGCCACGGTATCGGCCACGCCGTCGGCCAGCCGGGCCGACTCGCCGAACAGCCCGCCTTCCAGCTCGTGGGCAAACAGGATGAACCGCGCACCCACCGCATCGTCCGGGCACAGGATGGCGGCGCGTTCCACCACGTTCTTCAGTTCGCGCACGTTGCCCGGCCAGTGGTGGCCCGCAAGGCGCGCCAGCGCCCCCGGCGAAAGGGTGCGCACCGGCCCGCCCAGCCGGGCGGCCAGCCCCAGCAGAAAGTGCTCGGCCAGCACGGCGATGTCCTCGGGCCGTTCCTTCAGCGGCGGAATGTGAATGGGCAACACGTTGATGCGGTAGTACAGGTCCTGCCGGAAGCGCCCTTCCTCCACCAGCCGCTCCAGGGTGCGGTTGGTGGCGGTGATGATGCGCACGTCCACGGGCACCTCCGCCGTGCCGCCCACCCGGCGCACGCTGCCCTCCTGCATCACCCGCAACATCTTGGCCTGCGAGGCCAGCGGCATGTCGCCTATCTCGTCCAGCAGCACCGTGCCGCCGCGCGCCGTCTCGAACAGGCCGGGCTTGCCCTCGCGCCGCCCGCCGGTGAAGGCTCCGGCCTCGTAGCCGAACAGCTCGCTTTCCAGCAGCTGTTCCGGCAAGGCCGCGCAGTTCACCGGCACGAACGGCCCCTGCCGCCCGCTGGCGGTGTGGATGGCCCGCGCGAACAGCTCCTTGCCGGTGCCGCTTTCACCCCGGATGGCGATGATGGAATCGGCGGCGGCCACGCGCCGGGCAAACGAAATGGCAAAGCCGATGGCCGGGTGCTGGCCCACGATGTCGCCGAAGGTCACCTGCGCGGGCTCGGTGATGGAGCGGGCCAGCTTGCGGATTTCGCGCATGTCGCGGGCCACTTCCACCGCGCCGATGATGCGCCCTTCGCCGTCGCGGATGGGCCTGCGGGTGACAAAGAATTGCAGCCGCCCGCCGCCCGGGGTGGCCACCTCGCGCTTGGCGTCCACCAGTTCGCGCCCGGACAGGCAATCCAGGATGCCCCGGTCGGGCAGGCCCAGTGCGTCCAGCGGCAGGCCGGACAGGTCGGCGGCGGGGGTGCCGCCCGGCGAGCCCGATGTACCGGACACGCCCGGTGCCCCGGCACACCCGTAGGCCTCGCGGGCCACCTTGTTGATGGAGGTCACCCGCCCCTCGGCGTCGATGGACAGCACCCCGTCGCGCAGGTTGTCCAGCAGCACCAGAAAGCGGTTGGCGCGCTCCTCGGCGGGCAGGGTGTCCACGATGCGGAATTCCAGCAGATCGGGGATGCGGCCCAGCGTCTCGAACAGGGCGGCGCGGTCCACGTCGCGCGAGCTGTCCGCCTCCAGGTACACGAAGGCGCGGTCCATGCCGGGCGCAGGGGCGTGAGCCGGGGCAGGGACCGGAGAGGGGGCGGAAGCCGGGCCGGGGGTCAGGCCGGAAATGGCGCACGTGGAGGGGGTGGCCGCCGCACCGCCGGGGCGGCGCTCCACTTCCATGGAGACGATGGACAGCGCCTGCCCGGCCAGCAGCGAGGAAAGGTCGGACACGATGCCCACCCGGTCTCGAAAGATGCATTCCATTCGTAGTTTCATGCGTGCGTCTTCCGGTACGGGGTGGGCGTTGCGGCTTCCCTGTGGTGGATGGTGCGGCTAGTCCGCGCTCCGGGATTTGCCGGCGGAATCCATGCCGGGCACCGGCTGGTCCTTGCTGTAGGCGGTGGCCTGGCAGATGGCGATGAGCGTGCCTTCGCCGTCGGTGATGCGGATTTCGTAGGTGGCCACCCGCCGGGCGGCGCTGATCTCGCGCGCCTCGGCCGTCAGCGGCCCGCGCTTGCCGGGCGCCAGGAACGAGATGGAGGTGTTCAGGTTCACGCTGACCCTGCCCCGCGTGTTGCAGGCCACGGCAAAGGCCAGGTCGGCCACGGCAAAGATGGCCCCGCCGTGGGCCATGCCCACGCCGTTGCGGTGGTGCGCATCCAGGGGCATGACGGCGCGGGCGTAGCCGCGCGCGGCCTCGGTGATCTCGATGCCCAGGTGCTTGGCGAACATGTCGCGCTCGGCGATGAACCGGCGGACGTGTTCCATGTCGCCATCAGGAGCGGGCGCAGGAGGGGATGCGGGGGTACCGGAACCGGCGGCGGCTGCGGCATGCGGCGCGGACGGTGTGCCGGACGGGGGAGTGGACATGGCGTCTCCGCGCGGGATGCGCGCAACTGCGTGAACGGAACGGCCATGACCGGAACAGGCAGGGGCAGGCCGTACATGAGCGAATCGGACATGAGCGAATCGGGCCGATTCACGAAAGCGTGAAACGGTCGGGCACAAGGCGCACCGTAGCGGCAGGACCCCCACCTTGTCGAGGGGCAACGGAGCGGCCACAGGGGTGCAACACCGCACACCGCTTGCCTGCCGTACCGCGCAAGGCTATGCAGGACGGGCTTCCGACGGCAACGCGCCCGCGCGCCACCAGCCTGCCCCGTCGCATCCATAAATGTACAAACGCGTCTGGCAAGCACGTCTGGCGGGCACGTCTGGCGAACTAGCCTGGCAAACTCGCTGGCGGCCCCCCCCCTGCCGCATGCCCACCACAGCCGTACGCCACGCCACCCCCTGCCCTCGTGAGGGCGGGGCCTGCCCGGAGGATCCATGACCATCCATTCCCTTGCCGCCCTGGCCGTGGCCCTGTTCATCCTGGCCATCACACCCGGCCCCGGCGTGTTCGCCGTGCTGTCCGCCGCCCTGGGGCGCGGCCTGCCCACGGCGCTGGCCCTTACGGCGGGCATCATCTGCGGCGACATGGTCTTTCTGCTGCTGGCCATGGCCGGGCTGACCGTGCTGGCGGAAAGCATGGGCGAGCTGTTCCTGGTGGTGCGCCTTGGCGGCGCGGCCTACCTGATCTGGCTGGGCATCGGCCTGTGGCGCGGCGCGGCCACGGCCCGGCCCCACGCCGCGCCCGGAGAAGCGGCGTCGGAGAATCCTGCCCCCGGCGCGGGCTCCGCGTGCGACACCGCGCCTCTGGCCCCGCCAACACGATTGCGCCTGTTACGCCTGTTGCGCACCGCCTGCGGCGGCCTGGCCCTGACCCTCGGCAACCCCAAGGTCATCGTCTTCTACGTGGGTTTTCTGCCCACCTTCGTGGACATGCGCACACTGGACGCCACGGGAGCCGCGCTGGTGGCCGCCACCACGGTTGCCGTGGTGGGCTGCGTGCTGGGCGGCTACGCGGTGATGGCCGCGCGCGCCCGGCGCATGCTGTCCACCCCGCGCGCCACCCGGCTGCTGCATCGCGGCGCGGGCGCGGTAATGGTGGGCACGGGCGCGGCCATCGCCACCCGCTGACCCGGCCATCCGCGCCACCGCGCCATCCGGCATCCCGCCCGGCATTGTCACCGGGCCTTTCCCAACCCCGGCCCGTCCCCAGCGGTCTCCCGCCTTTCCGGCGCCCCCGGTTTTTACGCCGGGGGCGCTAAACCTTTGCGCCGTCACACCGAAAAGACCAGCGAACACCCTGTGCGCCCGGCCCTTCACGCGGTCATGGTTGGCGGCAGGAAACACAGGGGGCACCGGTGAACGCCGGGCGCCCGGTGGCAACAGGTGGCAGCAGGAACAGCAGGGGGCAGCGCCATGCACGCGCCGCACATTTCCGTGGTGGTGCCCAACCACAACTACGGACGCTTTCTCGACCGCTTCTTCGGCTCGCTGGCCGCGCAGACCTTTTCGCCCGACGCGGTGGAAGTGGTCTTCGTGGATGATGCCAGCAGCGACGATTCGGTCCAGCGTGCCCGCGGCTGGCAGGCCGACGGCCCGTGGGCGGCGTTTCGCGTGCTGGCCCTGCCACGCGTGGGCAGGCCCGGCCCGGTGCGCAACGCCGGGGCAAAGGCCGCGCGTGGCTCCTTCCTGCTGTTCTGCGACCCGGACGACTACCTGGCCCCGGACTTTCTGCGTCATACCCACGCTGCCCTGACGGAGCCCTGCGGGCCGGACGAGCAAACCCGCGCCCCCGGCCCCCTGCCCGGTCCGCACATCGCCTGCGTGGACTACATCGAGGAATCACCCGCCGGATCGCGGGTGGTGCGGGTGCCGGACTTTCATCCGGACCTGTTGCGCACCCAGAACCTGTTCCCCACCACGTCGCTGATGCGGCGCGAGGTGTGGCAGGCCAGCCGGGGCTTTCGCACCGCAACGACATACGAGGACTGGGACTTCTGGGTGCAGGCGGCCATGGCAGGGTTCGGCGTGGTGCGCGTGGCGCAGCCGCTGCTGCACTACGTTTTCCATGACGCCAACTACTCGCACGCGGCCCGCGCCGACGACGGCAGGGCCAAGGCGCGCATCGTGCGCGACAACCCATCCTTCTTCGAATCCGAGGTGCGGGCCTGGGCGCGCGCCCTGCTGTGCGGCGAGCCGTGGGCCGTCCCCTTCACGCGGGGGGTCATTCCCCGCGCCGCCGACATCCGCGCCCTGCGCGAACTGTTCATGGCCCGCATGGGCGCAGTGCGGGCGGGAGAGATTTTCTCCCGCGCGGGCCTGTAGCGGGCAATCCTCCTTCTTCCCTTGCCCCTTTCGTTCCGGCAAGGAATCCCACCGCCGCACGTCCACCTTCCCGACACAACGGACCAAATGAAAAGTCGGGAGGAGCGGCAGCCGTTATGTGAGCGCATACATCGCCCCGAAGGGCGCGAAGCGGGGCCGTTGGCGAGATCGCGAGTCCTACGGTCATTGTACGCAACGCGCGAACATTACGGATGCCGACAGCAACGTTGGGGGTGCGAGGGAAGGAACCCTTTGCGGCAGCCGTTAGGCGAGCGCGAAGGCCGACTCGAAAGACACAATGCGTGACCGTTCGGTCACCTCGCGAACCCACGGATATGGTGCATGACGCGCGAGTCTTACGGATGGCGACCGCAGAGCGAAAGGTTCCTTCCCCCGCGTTGTTTCCAGCGTTTCCCTTCCTACTCCAGATCGTACTTCTTCAGTTTGTTGTGCAGGGTGGCGCGGGTGATGCCCAGACGGCGCGCGGCCTCGCTCTTGTTGTCGCCGGTTTCGCGCAGGGTGGCGATGATGGCCCGGCGTTCCAGATCCTCCAGCGACAGCCCGGCATAGGGGGCCAGCCCGTCGCCGTCGGCGGTGGCGTTCCCCGCACCCGCCCCGGCGTTTGCACCGCTTCCGCTGTCTCCGCCGCTTCCGGCAGTCCCGTTCCCTCCGCCTCCGAAATGCAGCGGCAGTTCGCGCTCGGTCACGTAGTCGCCGGTGGCCAGAATCACGGCGCGCTCGATGGCGTTTTCCAGTTCGCGCACGTTGCCCGGCCAGTCGTGGCGCAGCAGCATATCCATGGCCTGCGGGGTGAACCCCTTGAGGTGCTTGCGGTTCTTTTCGGTGTACCGATCCAGGAAGAACGCGGCCAGCAGGGGCACGTCGCCCGCGCGCTCGCGCAGGGCGGGCACGTGCACGGCAATGACGTTGAGCCGGTAGTACAGGTCTTCCCTGAACCGCCCCGCCGCCGCCTCTTCGCGCAAGTCTCGGTTGGTGGCGGCAATGACCCGCACGTCCACGGTGAGCGGCGTGTCGCTGCCCACCCGCTGCACCTCGCCCTGTTGCAGGGCGCGCAGCAGTTTTGCCTGCAACGTCAGGGGCATTTCGCCTATCTCGTCCAGAAACAGGGTGCCGCCGTCGGCCTGCACGAAGCGCCCTTCGCGCCGCCGGTCGGCCCCGGTGAAGGCCCCGCGCTCGTGGCCGAACAGTTCCGATTCCAGCAGGGTTTCGGTCAGCGCGGCGCAGTTCACGGTGACCAGCGGACGGCTGCTCCGGTGACTGGCCGCGTGCAGGGCGCGGGCCACCAGTTCCTTGCCGGTGCCCGATTCGCCTGTAATGAGCACGGTGGCCTCGGACGGGGCCACCGTGGCGATCATCTCCACCAGTTCGTGCATGGGCGCGCTGCGACCGATGATGCCGTGCGGCGCGCCCGGCGCCCCCGCCCCACCCTGCGACGACAGCCGCTCGCGCAGTTCGCGGTTTTCGCTGGCCAGGCGGGTGTGATCCAGCGCCCGTTCCAAGGTGTGGCGCAGCACGTCGAAATCCAGCGGCTTGATCAGGTAGTCGTAGGCCCCGGTGCGCAGTGCCTCCACGGCGGTATCCACCGACGAGAAGGCCGTCATGATCAGCACGGGCGTGGCCGGGTTCCAGTCCAGGATGTGGTGCAGCGCCGCTATGCCGTCCATGCGGGCCATGCGCACGTCCATGAGCACGGCGTCCCAGGCGCGCTGGCGCACCTTGTCCACGGCGGAATCGCCGTCGTCGGCCTCTTCGGTGGCGTAGCCCCAGCCGCGCAACATGGTGCGCAGCATGGAGCGGTGCGCCGCGTCGTCGTCCACGATGAGGATGGTGGCGGTGCTCATGGCTTGTCATCCTTTGCGGGATTGCCGACCCGGGTTGAAGCTGCGCGCGCGCCGGATGTCGAGGACGCACCGGATGCGGAGGGCGCGGCGGGGGATGCCGCCGGGGCGGTGGCGGAAGCGGCATCATCCGCGCCGGGGCCTGCCGCGTCCTGCGCGTGCCCCTGCCCCGTCGCCTGCTCGGCGGGCAGCAGAAAGGTGATCTCCGTGCCCTGACCGAGGGCGGACCGCAGCGAAACCTCGCCGCCGTGAGCCTCCACGATCTTGTGCACGATGGCGAGGCCGAGGCCCGTGCCCTGACTTTTGGTGGTGAAATAGGGGTCGAAGATGGTGGCCAGATGCTCCGGCGCGATGCCGGTGCCCGTGTCGCGCACCGCAACCGCAATGCGGTTGCCCGGCGCGGCGGCAAGGCGCACGGACAGCTCCCCGCCGCTCGGCATGGCCTCCAGCGCGTTCAGGAACACATTGAGCAGCGCCTGCGAGAAGCGGTCCGGGTCCAGAAGCGCGCGGGGCAGGCTGCCGACCGCGCCGTCCTGCGCACCGGCCAGTGCATTGTCCGGGACACCTTCCGGGGCGCCGTCGGGCTCCACCCGCACGGTCACGCCCCGGTGGGCGGCGTCCTGCCGCACCAGCCGCAGCACGTGGTGCACCAGGAATCCGGCGTCCACCGGGCGGGGGGCGATGTCCGAGGGCCGGGCCAGCCCGATGAGGTCGGAGATGACCCGGTTCAGCCGTTCCACCTCCTGCACCATCACCCGCGCCGCCTCGCGGTCTTCGCTGCCCTCGTCGAAGCGGCTGCCGAAATAGGTGGCGTAGCCCTTGATGGAGCTGAGCGGGTTGCGCAGCTCGTGGGCCACCCCGGCGGCCAGGCTGCCGATGGCGGCCAGCTTTTCACGGCGGCGCACCTCGTCTTGCAGGCGGCGCACCTCGCGCAGGTCGCGCAGGATCAGGATGGCCCCGGCATCGGCGGCATCCCCGGCGGCAATGCGCACCCCGCGCACGCTCATGGGCACGGGCGGGCCGCCCACCACGGGGCAGTCCAGGGTCACCTCCGCCCCCAGGGACGGGGCGGCATCGGCGTCCCCGCCGTCCGGCGCACCGCCGGTCAACCGCCCGGCCAGCTCCGCCAGCGGGGCGGGCAGCACCGCTTCCGGCGCGGCCCCGGCGGGCACCGCACCGCCCAGACGCAACAGGTCGCGCGCCGCCGCGTTGCAGGTGGCCACGCGGCCCGCGCCGTCCAGCACCACCAGCCCGTCGGGCAGGCTGGTGACCACGTGCAGGGCGAAGGACTGGGCCTGCCGCACCAGCCGCCGCGAGGCGCGGGCATGGCGCGACCACAGCAGCGAAAGCACACCGGCCCCGCCCAGCAGGGCCAGAATGGACAGCATGACCAGGGTATGCTGGCGGTCGGACGCGCGGGCCGCATCGAAGGGGGCCGTGTCCAGCGCCACGATGATGACCGGGGGCGGGGCGTCGCGCTCGGCCAGCGTGTCGGCCTCCATCTCGCGGCGCAGCCAGCCGGGCATGGACCCCATGCCGGATTCCGGGCTGCGCATGCCGTGGCCCATCATGTGGCCGCCCATGCCCATATGGCGCGCCGTGGGCCGCAAGGGAATGAAGGTGCGGTACACCAGAAAGGCGCGCTGGCCGCCCGCCTCCATCAGCCGCCAGCCTACCTCGTCGCGGGGTTGCTGGCGCACGTCCCCCCCATCGCGCCCATCGCGCCCGTCGCGCCCGTCGCGCCCCAAAGGAGCGGGCGGCGGGGGCACGGCCAGGGCCTCCATGGTGGCCGGGTCGGCCAGGGAGCGGCCAACCCACTGCGGGTCGCTGTGGGCCAGCACCACGCCCTGCCTGTCGGTGACGGCGATGAACTGGATGTCCGGCTGGTCGGCCATTTCCTCCAGCAATATCTGCAAGCGCAGCTCGCCCCCGGTGCGCCCGCGCAGGCCGGTGCGCGCACCGGCCTCGAAGGCCCGGATCAGCGAAGCGCCCTTTTCGGACAGGATGCGGCGCATGGATTCCTGCTCGCCATCATGGTTCAGCACGGTAAGCACGGCCAGCACCAGGGCCAGGGCAACCGTGGCCCCGATGATCAGCCACGGCGAGGGCAGGCTTTCACCCCCGCCCCGACGGCCGCCGCGCCCGCCACGCCCGAACAGGCCAGATTGGCCCTCGCGTGCGGCAGGCGGGGCCGCGTCCGTGCTGTCCGTCCTGATCGTATTGCTTGCGTTGTCCTTCGGCATGGAAAGTTTCCTTGCGGTGCGCGGTACCCGCCGGGGGCGGGGTGTTCGAATCCGCGACACCTGTTCGATTTTCATACGCCATCCCGAGGGTAGCGTATAGTTTTTATACATCTGATCGGTTTTCGTGCAGGCCTTGCGGGGGCCTTCCGGGTGCGGAAAATGAAATTTCAACCTTCAATCACGGCATGTTACACGCATATTCCGCGCCTTGGCACGCCGGTTGCTTTTACCGGGGCAAGCAACAAGCGCACCAGCCCCGCACCACAGTACATGGCCACGCCATCCACGGCGGATGCAGCGAAGACGCCAGGCGGGGCGGCAACGAATCAACACAGGAGCACACATCATGAAGACCAAGCATCTCGTCCTCGGCACCGTCGCCCTCGCGGGCCTGCTCGCCATCACCGGCATCACCGACAGCGCCTTT
Above is a window of Nitratidesulfovibrio sp. SRB-5 DNA encoding:
- a CDS encoding ABC transporter permease, whose amino-acid sequence is MHDRTTASPPARTSGQPDRYDRHSAQSGPLALLHRLLALIAKEFLTLLKDPKSRTVVILPPLLQTIIFGYAATFDLVDVPCAIYDEDRSAASRELAARVAGSPTFRVVEYLHRDADMARLLDAGQVRLVLRIGQGFERALTLRGGVGQPVAADAGSGGDSSGTAATSTVPAPAPSVAPSQAVVQAIADGRNSNTAGLALNYMASIVDDYGARYVAAHGGQPRPSTLLTRAWHNPNLLSRWFFVPGIVVMVTMVVTLIITALSVAREREQGTFDQMLVTPYRPTELLIGKAAPGFLVGLFEASLIVAMAVFWFGVPLRGSLLTLYAGLVLFLFSVVGIGLMISSLSVTMQQGLLGMFLFTMPAAILSGFATPIANMAEPVQWLTLVNPMRYILIVVRGVFLEGADLTLLAPQLWPLALIGAVCMAAAGWLFRHRIQ
- the ald gene encoding alanine dehydrogenase — encoded protein: MIVGILKEIKKEENRVAMTPAGVEVMVHAGHTLLVEKNAGAGSGFADEAYVEAGATIVATPAEIYAKSDMVMHVKEPQASEYGMIRPGQIVFTYLHLAADEPQTQALIKSGAVCIAYETIQKADGSLPLLTPMSEVAGRMAIQQGAKYLEMAQGGNGVLLGGVPGVDPGTVVVIGGGVVGTHAARMACGLGAKVYILDMNLDRLRHLSEVMPSNCFPLMSSPATVRKLVREADVVVGAVLVTGAKAPKLVTRDMLKTMKKGAVMVDVAIDQGGCFETSKATTHTDPTFVVDGVVHYCVANMPGAVAKTSTLALTNATLPYALTIANKGWKRAMQDSCEIAKGANVIDGKITFKGVAEAFGLDYVSVDTFLN
- a CDS encoding sigma-54 interaction domain-containing protein; the protein is MKLRMECIFRDRVGIVSDLSSLLAGQALSIVSMEVERRPGGAAATPSTCAISGLTPGPASAPSPVPAPAHAPAPGMDRAFVYLEADSSRDVDRAALFETLGRIPDLLEFRIVDTLPAEERANRFLVLLDNLRDGVLSIDAEGRVTSINKVAREAYGCAGAPGVSGTSGSPGGTPAADLSGLPLDALGLPDRGILDCLSGRELVDAKREVATPGGGRLQFFVTRRPIRDGEGRIIGAVEVARDMREIRKLARSITEPAQVTFGDIVGQHPAIGFAISFARRVAAADSIIAIRGESGTGKELFARAIHTASGRQGPFVPVNCAALPEQLLESELFGYEAGAFTGGRREGKPGLFETARGGTVLLDEIGDMPLASQAKMLRVMQEGSVRRVGGTAEVPVDVRIITATNRTLERLVEEGRFRQDLYYRINVLPIHIPPLKERPEDIAVLAEHFLLGLAARLGGPVRTLSPGALARLAGHHWPGNVRELKNVVERAAILCPDDAVGARFILFAHELEGGLFGESARLADGVADTVADAAALASGHEHHGDGEGRLKDMIAVFEKRIIVDAVAAAGSVRKAARKLGISHTALLDKLRRHGLRMV
- a CDS encoding PaaI family thioesterase; this encodes MSTPPSGTPSAPHAAAAAGSGTPASPPAPAPDGDMEHVRRFIAERDMFAKHLGIEITEAARGYARAVMPLDAHHRNGVGMAHGGAIFAVADLAFAVACNTRGRVSVNLNTSISFLAPGKRGPLTAEAREISAARRVATYEIRITDGEGTLIAICQATAYSKDQPVPGMDSAGKSRSAD
- a CDS encoding LysE family translocator, which gives rise to MTIHSLAALAVALFILAITPGPGVFAVLSAALGRGLPTALALTAGIICGDMVFLLLAMAGLTVLAESMGELFLVVRLGGAAYLIWLGIGLWRGAATARPHAAPGEAASENPAPGAGSACDTAPLAPPTRLRLLRLLRTACGGLALTLGNPKVIVFYVGFLPTFVDMRTLDATGAALVAATTVAVVGCVLGGYAVMAARARRMLSTPRATRLLHRGAGAVMVGTGAAIATR
- a CDS encoding glycosyltransferase family 2 protein, yielding MHAPHISVVVPNHNYGRFLDRFFGSLAAQTFSPDAVEVVFVDDASSDDSVQRARGWQADGPWAAFRVLALPRVGRPGPVRNAGAKAARGSFLLFCDPDDYLAPDFLRHTHAALTEPCGPDEQTRAPGPLPGPHIACVDYIEESPAGSRVVRVPDFHPDLLRTQNLFPTTSLMRREVWQASRGFRTATTYEDWDFWVQAAMAGFGVVRVAQPLLHYVFHDANYSHAARADDGRAKARIVRDNPSFFESEVRAWARALLCGEPWAVPFTRGVIPRAADIRALRELFMARMGAVRAGEIFSRAGL
- a CDS encoding sigma-54-dependent transcriptional regulator yields the protein MSTATILIVDDDAAHRSMLRTMLRGWGYATEEADDGDSAVDKVRQRAWDAVLMDVRMARMDGIAALHHILDWNPATPVLIMTAFSSVDTAVEALRTGAYDYLIKPLDFDVLRHTLERALDHTRLASENRELRERLSSQGGAGAPGAPHGIIGRSAPMHELVEMIATVAPSEATVLITGESGTGKELVARALHAASHRSSRPLVTVNCAALTETLLESELFGHERGAFTGADRRREGRFVQADGGTLFLDEIGEMPLTLQAKLLRALQQGEVQRVGSDTPLTVDVRVIAATNRDLREEAAAGRFREDLYYRLNVIAVHVPALRERAGDVPLLAAFFLDRYTEKNRKHLKGFTPQAMDMLLRHDWPGNVRELENAIERAVILATGDYVTERELPLHFGGGGNGTAGSGGDSGSGANAGAGAGNATADGDGLAPYAGLSLEDLERRAIIATLRETGDNKSEAARRLGITRATLHNKLKKYDLE